The Microterricola viridarii nucleotide sequence ACTCCACGCTCGCCGGCCGGCTGTGCCAGCTCGCCGTGGACGAGATGGCCGCGGATGGCGGGGACGCCCCGGTGTTCGTCGCCGTGCGCCTGCCCTACGGCGTGCAGCGCGACGAGGACGACGCCCAACTGGCGCTGGAGTTCATCCAGCCGGCGCAGACCGTCACCTTCAACATCAAGGGCGGCGTCGACGGTATCCAGGACGAGTACGCCCGCGCCCTCGGCGAGCCGATCAGCGATTTCAACAAGGGCAACGTCAAGGCCCGCATGCGCATGATCGCGCAGTACGCGATCGCCGGAGGGCACGGCTACCTGGTGGTCGGCACCGACCACGCCGCCGAGGCCGTCACCGGCTTCTTCACGAAGTACGGCGACGGCGGCACCGACCTGCTGCCGCTGGCCGGGCTGACCAAGCGGCAGGGGCGTGCGCTGCTCGAGCACCTCGGCGCGGCGGAGCGGCTCTACCTCAAGCCGCCGACGGCCGACCTGCTCGATGAGACCCCCGGCCAGACCGACGAGGCCAACCTCGGGCTCAGCTACACCGAGATCGATGACTATCTCGAGGGCAAGCAGGTGTCGGATGCCGCGGCGGCCGCGATCGAGGGCCGCTACCTGGCCAGCGAGCACAAGCGCCGCACGCCGGCATCCCTGTTCGACGAATGGTGGCGCTAACGCCCCAGAGCGCCCCGCGCGGGCGCGGCTACGCCTCGGGCGTTGCCGGTGACGACGGCGCCGGCGGGAACAGCGCCGGCGCAGCGTGCGACGGTGCGGCCTGCGTCGGTGCGGCCGGTGTCGGTGCTGCCTGCGTCGGCGAGACAGGGGCCGGTGCGGCCTGAGCCAGCGGGAACAGCGACGCGCTCTGCTGCGCGGGCATCGGCTCGGCCGCGGCGGGCTGGCGCAGCGCGTCCACGTCGGCGAGCAGTTTCTGGGTGTCGACGGGCTCGTTCGGCACCGGCGGCTGAGCGAACAGGGGCGAGTTGTACTGGGCCCGGTGCTGCTGGGCGACCCAGGCGTCCTGGTCGGCGAGCAGTGTGCGATCGCTCTCGGTGGTGGTGCTCTTCCACTGCTCGAGGTCGCTGGCGAAGGCCTTGCGGGCGCGGCTCGGCTTGGCCTGCCACTCGATCAGACGGTCGCGGAACTCGGTGACCGCCGGCTCCGACTGGTAGCCGAAGGTGGCCGACGCGCGCTTGAGCTCGTGCAGGCGGTGCGCCGCCCAGTCTGCTGCAACGCCCGAACCGCGGATCGGCAGCATCCGCACCTGGATGTCAGCCTGACCGACGGCCCGGTCCGAGAGCACCTGCTCCTGCGGGGTGAGCGAGTTCCACACCGAGGCCTCGACCGACGCGTCGACGAGGGCGGCGATCGCGGCGATTTTGATCTCGGTGTTGCGCTGGGCGATGACCCGCTTCATCGCGCCGCGGGCGATCCAGGCGGCGAGGAGGCCGGAGGCGAGGAGAGCGATCGCGATGACGGCGGCGGTGAAAAGCACCGGTTGCGCGTCCGCGGAGAAGAACCAGTCAGAGAAATCTGTCAACCACTGCATGTGCGGCACTCTACCGGCGTGCGGCGAGGCCGAGGGGGAGTCGTCCCGGCGCGCCTCAACTCGGGCTCCGGATGCGCCGATATCGAGCGTGGCCGGTCACCGGAAGCAGTCGGCGGCGGCCACCGCGGTGCCGAAATCGCCGAGTGTGCTGTGCCGCACACCGTCGGAGTGCAGCGCGCGTGCGGTGAAGCGTGGCTCGGCACCCGCATCCTGTGAACACAACTCGATCTGCCCGAGGATCGTGCCGCGCACGGATGCGACGCGCCAGAGGCCTCCGCGCACCGGGAGGAACTCCAGGCCGGCGACGCTGACGCCCAACGGTGTCGCGGGCGGACGAATCAGTGTGCTGGTGCTGTTGTGTGCCATGGTGCCCCTTCGCCTTCTGCCGTCGGTGTGCCGCGTCTGCGGTGTGATTCACACGGTAGACGGCAGCACCGACACGGCTATCTGGCGTGCGGTGCGGGGGCCAGGAGTGCAGCGGCGGCCAGCTCGGGGTCGACGATCTTCTCGGCTCGCGCGGTCTGCGCCAGCACGATCCCGGCCGCCACGATCGCGACGCCGATCAGCTGCGCCAGGTCCAGCGCCTCGCCGAGCCAGAGCCACGCAACGGCGAATGCGAACAGCACCTCGGCCGAGGAGGTGATGCCCGCCGCGGTGGCCGTCAGGTGCTTGAGCGCCAGGAAGGAGAGCAGGAACGCCACGAAGCTGCCGACGACGGCGGTGACCGCGAGTGGCATCCACACGGGAAGCACGATCGCCGCGAGCGCACCGCCCAAGGAGACGGGGGAGCCGAGCAGCGCGACATCCATCTCCCACCACCCGCTGAAGGCGAGCCAGAACAGGGTCGCGAAGCCCATGGCCCAGAATGCCACGGCCAGCGGGGAGCTGGCGGTCAGCTGTCGTTCGCCGACGAGGAAGTAGACGGTGAGGCTGGCGGCGGCCGCGAGGGCGAACAGCACGCCGGGCACGGACACGGTGCCGCTGCCGATCTGTGCCACCAGGGTCAGCCCGACCAGCACGAGGGCGATCGCCAGCCAGAGGCGCGCCTTCACCCGCTCCTTGAACACGACCCGGGCGATCACAGCCACCGCGACGACGGCGAGGTACTCCAGCAAGAGGGTCAGCCCGACGGGGAGCATCGTCAGCGCCACGGCATAGAACCACTGCAGCAGTGCGACGCCCACGACACCGAGGAAGGCCAGAACGCCCAGCTGGCGCCATCCGATGCGGAACGCCGAGCGGTCGCTGATGAGCAGCCAGACGCCGGCGATCACCGTCACGGTGAGCACGCGCACGAAGGTGAGCTGGGCCGGGGTCACCCCCGCCTCCAGCACAACCTTGGCGAGGGACCCGTTCGCTCCGAACAGCAAGGCCGCGAGGAGCGCGTAGAGGTAGCCCACCGGGTTTAGCGCAGGCCGGTGCCGTGCACGGCGAACGGCTCGATCGCCGCGATCTCCTCGGGGGTGAGAGGCGCCGCATCCAGTGCCGCCACGTTCTGCTCCAGCTGGGTGACGCTGCTCGCGCCGATCAGCGCGCTGGTCACGCCGGGCTGGCGCAGCACCCAGCTGAGCGCCAGCTGCGCCAGCGACTGCCCACGGCCGGCAGCGATCTCGTTCAAAGCGCGGGCGCGCTCCAGGTAGACCGGGCTGATCTGCTCCGGATTGAGGAACCGGCTGGTCGCGGCGCGCGAGTCGGTGGGGATCGCGCCGTCCAGGTACCGGTTGGTCGCCAGACCCTGCGCGAGAGGCGAGAACACGATGCAGCCGGCGCCCACCTCCTCCAGAACGGGGAACAGCCCGTCTTCGACATGGCGGTTGAAGATCGAGTAGCTCGGCTGGTGGATCAGCAGGGGCACCTTGTGGGCGGCGAGGGCGGCCGCGGCGGCCCGGGTCTGCTCCGGGCTGTAGTTGGAGACGCCGACGTAGAGGGCCTTGCCCTGCTGCACGGCGGTCGCAAGCGCCCCCATGGTCTCTTCGATCGGGGTGTTCGGGTCGGGGCGGTGCGAGTAGAAGATATCGACGTAGTCCAGGCCCAGCCGTCCGAGGCTCTGGTCGAGCGAGGAGAGCAGGGTCTTGCGGGAGCCCCATTCGCCGTAGGGGCCAGGCGCCATGTCGTAACCGGCCTTGCTGGAGATGATCATCTCGTCGCGGTGGCCGCGGAAGTCCTCGGCGAAGATCCGGCCGAAGTTCGTCTCGGCCGCTCCGGGGGGAGGGCCGTAGTTGTTGGCGAGGTCGAAGTGGGTGATGCCGAGGTCGAAGGCCCGGCGCAGCACGGCACGCTGCGTCTCGATGGGGCGCTCGTGGCCGAAGTTGTGCCACAGCCCGAGCGAGATGGCCGGCAGCAGGAGGCCGCTCCGCCCGGATCGGTTGTACCGCATCGTGTCATACCGGTTGTCTGCTGCGACATAGCTCATGGCATCACTCTAGGGGCAGAGAACCCGCCGTTCGCGCTTCGTGTCGCCCTTGTTGTGCACAGCCGGTCCCGGCGGGGCCGCAGTGCACAGATTGCACGTCCCCGGCTGCCGGGGCGCGCCGGCGGCGCACACTCGATGCATGTGGTCACGGCCCGGATGACGGGCACGAGCGCCGGAGCCGTGGCCACAGCCCGCGCAGCGGCGACGGGCGGCACACGAACCGAGAGGACGATTCCCATGCGTGAATCGAATGACATCATCACCGTGCTGGGTGTGATCGGAAACGACCCGGAGGAGAAGGTCACGCCGAGCGGCGTGCCTCTGATCAAGTTCCGGATGGCGTCTACCCAGCGCAAGTACGACAAGAACACGAACACCTGGTCCGACGGCAACACCAACTGGTACACGGTGAGCGCGTTCCGCGGCCTCGCGAAGAACGCCATGGCGAGCCTGCACAGGGGCGATCCCGTCGTCGTGACCGGGCGGCTGCACCTGCGTGCCTGGGACACCGGCGAGCGGCGCGGCACGTCCATTGACCTGGAGGCAGACGTGATCGGGCTGGACCTGCAGTGGGGCACGGCCAGCTTCCGGCGCACAACCAGGGCCCTGCCCCTGGACCAGGGGCAGCCGAGTACCGGAGACAGCGACGGCTCCACGGCCGGCGAGGCGACAGAGCCTCCGGCTGAGCACTGGTCGGTTCCGGGTGCGGAGCGGGTGAGCGAACTGGAGGCGACCCCGTTCTAGCCGGTGTCGGCTCGCCCATAGACTCGTTCGCAGTAGTGAACCCGTCAGAGAGGCGAGAGATGTCGAGCGAGAGTTCCGCCACCGGCCGAGCGATGCCGCGGAGGCCGCGGCTGTTGTTCGCGACACTGGCAGCGTCCATGATGCTCGCGCTCGCCGCATGCTCCTCTCCCGCGCCGGCCACCCCGGCCCCGACGCAGACGGCCAGTCCGGCGCCGAGCGCGACGGAGGAGCCGGTCGAGCCACTCGTCTTGCTCCCGGACGGCACAGCCCAGGACAACCTCGCCTACTTCGACTCGATCGCGGCCGCGGTGCTCGCCGCCAACCCCTCGGCGGGCGGGGAGGCGTTCATCAACGCCCTGGTCGCCGGTGGCTTTAGCAAGGCCGACATGGAGGTCGGCTTCGACCGGACCTCCGTCGACCTGGCCGCCGACTCCGTGCCGTGGGCCGTTCGGTTCAACGGGGAGTGCTTGCTCGGCCAGTTCGGCCCGTCCAGCGGCGGCTACCAGAGCGCGGTCACGGCGATGCTCTCCACGGGCAGTTGCCTGATCGGCTCCACCCGGGCCATCGACTGGTAGCAATCGGGCAGGCCAGCCCATAGACCGGCGCGGCTCGCGGGACTAGCGTGAAATCCATGCGAAGCAGAGCCCCCGGGGCGGACGGCCATGGCTGGCGAGCCTGCCGATCCGCCTGAGAAATCAGTCACGCCCGGCTCCGGCTGGCTCGATCGGGCCGCGCAGAGCAGCGTCCGATCGGTGGAAGCCGTCGCCGGCGTCTACGCGACCGAGTACGCCATCTACGGCACGGTGCTGGTCAGCGCGCTGATCGCGGTCGGATGGAACTACGACACCGATCTCGAAGTCTTCTTCTTCACCCTCGGCACCGTCGGCGTCTTCTGGCTGGCGCACATCTACTCCGCCGTCGTCGCCGTGCACGGCTCGCCCGACGCCGCCCATCGGAAGCTGTGGGTGTTGGTGTTGGACTCCGCCCGCCACTCCATCGGCATGGTGCTCGCGATGCTGGTGCCGGCCGCCTTCCTGCTGCTGTCCGCGGCCGGGGTGCTCGACGAGTACGTCGGCTACTACATCGCCCTCTGGGCCGGCGTCCTGACGCTTGCCGCACTGGGTTTCTGGAACTCGGTGAAAAGGCGCAGGGGATGGCCGCGGCGAATCCTCAACGCGGCAATCACGGCGTCGCTCGGCGTCGGCATCATCTGGTTGAGCGCCATCGTGCACTGACGATCAGCCTGGCACCGGTTTTGCCGGTATCCTCGACCGTAGCGTCGAATTGCCAGCCCTCACGCTCCGCGAGGGCGCAGAGGTCGGCATTCAGGCCCTCGAAGCACGTCGAGACTGCGCGTTATCGCGCGAACGATGAGCGTCGTGCACGGCGCGGGGCCCAGGCATACAGAGAATTTAGGAAAAATAGTGGCTGAATACATCTACTCCATGGTTCGCGCCCGCAAGGCGGTGGGCGAGAAGCTCATTCTCGACGACGTCACGATGTCGTTCCTGCCCGGCGCCAAGATCGGCGTCGTGGGCCCGAACGGTGCCGGAAAGTCCACCATCCTCAAGATCATGGCCGGGCTGGACACCCCGAGCAACGGAGAGGCCAAGCTGACGCCGGGCTACACCGTCGGCATCCTGATGCAGGAGCCGGTGCTGGATGAGACCAAGACCGTCCTGGAGAACGTGCAGGAGGGTGTCGGCCCGATCAAGGCCAAGCTCGACCGCTTCAACGAGATCTCGCTGGCCATGGGCGAGCCCGACGCCGACTTCGACACCCTGCTCGCCGAGATGGGTGTTCTGCAGGAAGAGATCGACCACGCCGACGCCTGGGACCTCGACTCCCAGCTCGAGCAGGCCATGGACGCGCTGCGCTGCCCGCCGGCCGACGAACTCGTCACCCACCTCTCCGGCGGTGAGAAGCGCCGCGTCGCACTCTGCAAGCTCCTGCTGCAGAAGCCCGACCTGCTGCTGCTCGATGAGCCCACCAACCACCTCGACGCCGAGAGCGTCCTCTGGCTCGAGCAGCACCTCAGCCAGTACCACGGTGCCGTCCTCGCCGTCACCCACGACCGGTACTTCCTCGACCACGTGGCCGAGTGGATCGCCGAGGTCGACCGCGGCCGCCTCTACCCCTACGAGGGCAACTACTCCACCTACCTGGAGAAGAAGCAGGCCCGCCTGGAGGTGCAGGGCAAGAAGGACGCCAAGCTCTCCAAGCGCCTCGCCGACGAGCTCGACTGGGTGCGCTCCAACGCGAAGGGCCGTCAGACCAAGTCGAAGGCCCGCCTCGCCCGCTACGAGGAGATGATGAACGAGGCCGAGCGCACCAGGAAGCTCGACTTCGAGGAGATCGTGATCCCCGTCGGCCCGCGCCTCGGCTCGCAGGTCATCGACGCGAAGAACCTGAAGAAGGGCTTCGGCGAGCGAATCCTCATCGACAACCTCACCTTCACCCTGCCGCGCAACGGCATCGTCGGCATCATCGGCCCGAACGGCGTCGGCAAGACCACGCTGTTCAAGACGATCGTCGGCCTCGAGCCCCTCGACAGCGGCGACCTGAAGATCGGCGAGACGGTCGACATCTCCTACGTCGACCAGAGCCGTGGCGGCATCGACCCGGAGAAGAACCTCTGGGAGGTCGTCTCCGACGGGCAGGACTACATCGTCGTCGGCAAGACGGAGATCCCCTCGCGTGCCTACGTCTCGCAGTTCGGCTTCAAGGGGCCGGACCAGCAGAAGAAGGCCGGCGTGCTCTCCGGTGGCGAGCGCAACCGCCTGAATCTGGCGCTGACCCTCAAACAGGGCGGCAACCTGCTGCTCCTCGATGAGCCGACAAACGACCTCGACGTCGAGACCCTCGGTAGCCTCGAGAACGCGCTGCTCGAGTTCCCCGGCTGCGCCGTGGTCATCACCCACGACCGGTGGTTCCTCGACCGCACCGCGACGCACATCCTCGCCTACGAGGGCACGGAGGAGGACCCGGCGAACTGGTACTGGTTCGAGGGTAACTTCGAGGCGTACGAGGCCAACAAGGTCGAGCGCCTGGGCGCGGATGCCGCCAAGCCGCACCGTTCCACCTACCGCAAGCTCACGCGCGACTAGTCGCCGGCTGAGCACGACGACGCCTGGGGCATCGAGGTTCCGATGAGATTGCATGTGCCGATCCGGCTGCGCTGGTCGGACCTCGATGCCTACGGGCACGTCAACAACGCCGAGATGCTGCGCCTCCTGGAGGAGGCGCGCATCCAGGCGTTCTGGGCGGATGACGCCGATCTGGGCGGCCAGGGCGCCGTCGGCGCCAGCACCGCCGTGCTGGACGCCCGGCCGGGCGCGGCCACGCTCAGCCTGATCGCCCGGCAGGAGATCGAGTACCTGGCGCCGATTCCCTACCTCCGTGCGCCGCTGGACGTCGAGCTGTGGATCGGCAACCTGGGCGGCGCCAGCCTCGAGGTCTGCTACCAGGTCTGGTCGCCGGAATCCACCGAGGCGCAGACGCTCTACACCCGTGCGGCGACGACGATCGTGCTCGTGGACGCGGTGACCGAGCGGCCGCGGCGCATCAGCGCAGAGGAACGGGCCGCCTGGACTCCGTACCTGGAGGACCCGGTGCAGTTCGCCAAGCGCCGCTAGCGACGACTCGGCAGCACGAGCTGGTGCGAGCGCACCGTGTCGACCACCTGGTCGATGGAGTTCTCGCCGTGGTGCGGGGACAGCTTGAGCCCGAGCCACTCCACGCCGGCCGCCGCCTCGAGCGCGGCCTGCACGCGCTCCGCGGTGAGGATCGAGCCCTCCACGCCGCGGCGGTCGAACGGCAGGTGTGCGTCGACCCAAGCTGGGCCGTACGCACTGGACCTGGGCGACACGCTGGAGAAGGCGAGCCCGGCCAGCAGGCCGGACTCCGCTGCCGTTCGGACAGCGCCCGCGACGGCATCCGGGTCGCGCAACTCGATCGCTGAGCGCGCCCAGTTCAACCACAGCTGAACGGGGGCGGCCGAGTCGCGGATCGCCCGGATCTCCTGCTCGAGCGAGAGGAATCCCTTCTCGAACGCGTGCGTGCCCGTGTCGCTGTCGCAATGCTCCAGCAGCAACTCGGCGCCCTGCCAGTCCCAGGAGGCGATCTCGGTCAGCGAGCGCTCGAGGGCGAGCGCCGTGCCGCCTCCGCGGGGCGCACTGTGCAACTCGACGAAGAGCACCGGACCGATGCCCCTGCCGTGCAGAACGGCGACGTCGTCGCGCAGGCGCGCCATGTCCTCGAGCGCCGCACGGCGGCCGTCGGCGTCGGGCGAGGCCAGGCCGTAGCGCTGGCTCTCCCCGCTCCGGCGCATCACGAACGGCAGCGGGGTGATCGCGAGGCCGATGCCCCGCGGGAAGGCGCGCAGCATCCAGTCGTCGTCGTGCGGGTGGATGCGGCCAAGCCAGGGGATCTCGATCGCGTCCACCCCGGGGAGGGCGCTCAGCCGGCCGAGGAACTCCTGCTCGACCGCCTCGTCCCAGTGCGCGTGTGCGGGGGAGAGCGTGTAGGAGCTGACGAGGAGCCTCATGCGCTGGCCACGGCGGCGGCGAACCAGGAGGTGATCGTGGACGGGTGCGTGATGGCGGTGCCGACGACCACCGAGTCCGCGCCCGCCTGCAGGGCTGCGGCCGCGTGCGCCGGTGTGTGGATGCGTCCCTCGGCCACGAGCACCGCCTCCGGGAGGGCGGCTCGGATCTCCGCGATCAGCTCCAGGTCTGGTCCGTCGACCTTCTCGCGCTCGCCCGTGTAGCCGGAGAGCGTGGTGCCGATGATGTCGGCCCCCGCAGCGGCCGCGGCAACGGCGTCGCCGAGGCTGCCGCAGTCGGCCATGACGAGGGCGCCGGACTGCGTGTGGATGCCCGCGACGGTCTCGGCGACGTCGAGGCCGTCCGGACGGGGGCGGCGCGTGCCGTCGATCGCGACGACCGCGGCGCCCGCCTCGGCGACGGCCAGCGCGTGTCTCAGCGTCGGGGTGATGAACACGCCGTCGCTCCCGTCCTTCCAGAGCCCGATGATGGGCACGTCCAGACGTGCGCTGCCGAGTCGGATGTCGCCGATGCCCTGCAGTCGAATGGCCGCGGCGCCGCCGGCGACAGACGCCTCGGCGATCTGCACCATGGTCTCCGGGTGGCGCATCGGCTCTCCGGGGTAGGCCTGCGCCGAGACGATGAGGCGGCCGCGCACGGCGGCGAGGAAGTCTTCGATGGTCATGGTGGTCCTTCTAGCTGAGGGGGCGGTGGGGCGGGGTGTCGACCTGCGCGAGGAGCTCGAGCCAGAGGCGCTCGTCCCAGAGCGATGCGGCACCCCGGCAGGCGGCGGCCGCGCTGCGGCCGAGGAGCAGGTCGACCCCGCGGGTGCGGGGGAGCAGCTCTGCACGGGCGGCACGCTCGAAGGGCTGCCACCAGAGCGGGCCGATGCCCGGCACGCCGCCGGAGAGGACGACGTTGTGCGGGTCGAGCGTGTTCACGAGACCGCCGACGAGCTCGCCGACGGTGCGTGCCGAGCGCTCAATGGCGTCGCGCGCGCGCTGCTCGCCGGCGCCCGCCCGCTCGACGATGGCGGGGCCGTCCAGCGCCTCGCCGCCGGAAGCGAGGTAGTTCGCCGCGATGCCGGTGCCGGAGCCGCTGCCCTCCGCATGGCCGAGCGCGCCGCAGGAGCAACGGATGCCGGCGGCGGCCGGGGTCGGCACGTGGCCGATGTGCCCACCGACGGAGTGCGCGCCGAGCAGCGGGACGCCGCCGACCAAGAAGCTGCCGCCGATGCCCGTGCCGACGGCCACGAGCAGCGTCGAGTGCGCAGTGGGGATGTCCAGCGCGCGCTGCTCGCCCAGGGCGTGGGCGTGGACGTCGTTGATGACGCGCACGGGGAGCCCGGTGGCCGCGGTGACCCGCTCAGCGAGCGCGGTCCCGCGCCAGCCGGGAATCGCCTCCGTCGCGTCGAGGATGGCGCCCGTGGCGATGTCGACGACTCCGGCCGATCCGATGCCGATCGCGTCGACGTCTGCCGCGGCGTGATCGGCCTGCAGGGTCGTGCGCAGCGACTGGGCGAGCCCGATGACGGCGGCGACGATCAGGTCGGCGCCGGCCGGAGTGGGCGTGCGGGCCTCGGCGAGCACCTCGCCGGCCCCCGAGAGCAGGGCGCCGGCGATCTTCGTGCCGCCCAGGTCGATGCCGATGTGGAACGGGCGCCGCGCTGACAGCAGCGCGGCGCCCGTTCCGAGGGGGGAGTTAGACATTCGCGGGGGCGCCCGCGGTGATGTCGGTGACCGCCGCCTTGCGGCCCTCGCGCTGCGAGAGCATCATGGCGTCGGCCGTGGCCAGCGAGGCGAGGGCCGCGCTGCCATCGGTGAGTGAACGGAACTCCTCGCGGACCTCCCCGCCGCGCATGAGCGCGTGGAA carries:
- the nadE gene encoding ammonia-dependent NAD(+) synthetase, translated to MHALQSQIIAELHVSPSIDAAAEIRRRIEFLTAYLRRTGARGLVLGISGGQDSTLAGRLCQLAVDEMAADGGDAPVFVAVRLPYGVQRDEDDAQLALEFIQPAQTVTFNIKGGVDGIQDEYARALGEPISDFNKGNVKARMRMIAQYAIAGGHGYLVVGTDHAAEAVTGFFTKYGDGGTDLLPLAGLTKRQGRALLEHLGAAERLYLKPPTADLLDETPGQTDEANLGLSYTEIDDYLEGKQVSDAAAAAIEGRYLASEHKRRTPASLFDEWWR
- a CDS encoding DMT family transporter: MGYLYALLAALLFGANGSLAKVVLEAGVTPAQLTFVRVLTVTVIAGVWLLISDRSAFRIGWRQLGVLAFLGVVGVALLQWFYAVALTMLPVGLTLLLEYLAVVAVAVIARVVFKERVKARLWLAIALVLVGLTLVAQIGSGTVSVPGVLFALAAAASLTVYFLVGERQLTASSPLAVAFWAMGFATLFWLAFSGWWEMDVALLGSPVSLGGALAAIVLPVWMPLAVTAVVGSFVAFLLSFLALKHLTATAAGITSSAEVLFAFAVAWLWLGEALDLAQLIGVAIVAAGIVLAQTARAEKIVDPELAAAALLAPAPHAR
- a CDS encoding aldo/keto reductase, which encodes MSYVAADNRYDTMRYNRSGRSGLLLPAISLGLWHNFGHERPIETQRAVLRRAFDLGITHFDLANNYGPPPGAAETNFGRIFAEDFRGHRDEMIISSKAGYDMAPGPYGEWGSRKTLLSSLDQSLGRLGLDYVDIFYSHRPDPNTPIEETMGALATAVQQGKALYVGVSNYSPEQTRAAAAALAAHKVPLLIHQPSYSIFNRHVEDGLFPVLEEVGAGCIVFSPLAQGLATNRYLDGAIPTDSRAATSRFLNPEQISPVYLERARALNEIAAGRGQSLAQLALSWVLRQPGVTSALIGASSVTQLEQNVAALDAAPLTPEEIAAIEPFAVHGTGLR
- the ssb gene encoding single-stranded DNA-binding protein — protein: MRESNDIITVLGVIGNDPEEKVTPSGVPLIKFRMASTQRKYDKNTNTWSDGNTNWYTVSAFRGLAKNAMASLHRGDPVVVTGRLHLRAWDTGERRGTSIDLEADVIGLDLQWGTASFRRTTRALPLDQGQPSTGDSDGSTAGEATEPPAEHWSVPGAERVSELEATPF
- a CDS encoding DUF6993 domain-containing protein, with the translated sequence MMLALAACSSPAPATPAPTQTASPAPSATEEPVEPLVLLPDGTAQDNLAYFDSIAAAVLAANPSAGGEAFINALVAGGFSKADMEVGFDRTSVDLAADSVPWAVRFNGECLLGQFGPSSGGYQSAVTAMLSTGSCLIGSTRAIDW
- the ettA gene encoding energy-dependent translational throttle protein EttA codes for the protein MAEYIYSMVRARKAVGEKLILDDVTMSFLPGAKIGVVGPNGAGKSTILKIMAGLDTPSNGEAKLTPGYTVGILMQEPVLDETKTVLENVQEGVGPIKAKLDRFNEISLAMGEPDADFDTLLAEMGVLQEEIDHADAWDLDSQLEQAMDALRCPPADELVTHLSGGEKRRVALCKLLLQKPDLLLLDEPTNHLDAESVLWLEQHLSQYHGAVLAVTHDRYFLDHVAEWIAEVDRGRLYPYEGNYSTYLEKKQARLEVQGKKDAKLSKRLADELDWVRSNAKGRQTKSKARLARYEEMMNEAERTRKLDFEEIVIPVGPRLGSQVIDAKNLKKGFGERILIDNLTFTLPRNGIVGIIGPNGVGKTTLFKTIVGLEPLDSGDLKIGETVDISYVDQSRGGIDPEKNLWEVVSDGQDYIVVGKTEIPSRAYVSQFGFKGPDQQKKAGVLSGGERNRLNLALTLKQGGNLLLLDEPTNDLDVETLGSLENALLEFPGCAVVITHDRWFLDRTATHILAYEGTEEDPANWYWFEGNFEAYEANKVERLGADAAKPHRSTYRKLTRD
- a CDS encoding acyl-CoA thioesterase, with the protein product MRLHVPIRLRWSDLDAYGHVNNAEMLRLLEEARIQAFWADDADLGGQGAVGASTAVLDARPGAATLSLIARQEIEYLAPIPYLRAPLDVELWIGNLGGASLEVCYQVWSPESTEAQTLYTRAATTIVLVDAVTERPRRISAEERAAWTPYLEDPVQFAKRR
- a CDS encoding DUF4862 family protein codes for the protein MRLLVSSYTLSPAHAHWDEAVEQEFLGRLSALPGVDAIEIPWLGRIHPHDDDWMLRAFPRGIGLAITPLPFVMRRSGESQRYGLASPDADGRRAALEDMARLRDDVAVLHGRGIGPVLFVELHSAPRGGGTALALERSLTEIASWDWQGAELLLEHCDSDTGTHAFEKGFLSLEQEIRAIRDSAAPVQLWLNWARSAIELRDPDAVAGAVRTAAESGLLAGLAFSSVSPRSSAYGPAWVDAHLPFDRRGVEGSILTAERVQAALEAAAGVEWLGLKLSPHHGENSIDQVVDTVRSHQLVLPSRR
- a CDS encoding N-acetylmannosamine-6-phosphate 2-epimerase — protein: MTIEDFLAAVRGRLIVSAQAYPGEPMRHPETMVQIAEASVAGGAAAIRLQGIGDIRLGSARLDVPIIGLWKDGSDGVFITPTLRHALAVAEAGAAVVAIDGTRRPRPDGLDVAETVAGIHTQSGALVMADCGSLGDAVAAAAAGADIIGTTLSGYTGEREKVDGPDLELIAEIRAALPEAVLVAEGRIHTPAHAAAALQAGADSVVVGTAITHPSTITSWFAAAVASA
- a CDS encoding ROK family protein produces the protein MSNSPLGTGAALLSARRPFHIGIDLGGTKIAGALLSGAGEVLAEARTPTPAGADLIVAAVIGLAQSLRTTLQADHAAADVDAIGIGSAGVVDIATGAILDATEAIPGWRGTALAERVTAATGLPVRVINDVHAHALGEQRALDIPTAHSTLLVAVGTGIGGSFLVGGVPLLGAHSVGGHIGHVPTPAAAGIRCSCGALGHAEGSGSGTGIAANYLASGGEALDGPAIVERAGAGEQRARDAIERSARTVGELVGGLVNTLDPHNVVLSGGVPGIGPLWWQPFERAARAELLPRTRGVDLLLGRSAAAACRGAASLWDERLWLELLAQVDTPPHRPLS